One window of Acropora palmata chromosome 1, jaAcrPala1.3, whole genome shotgun sequence genomic DNA carries:
- the LOC141883871 gene encoding kelch-like protein diablo, giving the protein MDSTSIVIMESNLSTDIMAVLDNMRRHNELSDVTLVVDNREIVAHRAILAACSPYFRAMFLSGFSEATESKIVLKEVDGNAVQLIIDYFYTSELEVNVYNVEEILRICVLFRLNSLIDHCETFLRRNMTPANCLGLLFVADLFCLEDLSQHANRFALWHFANVYKEDEFKKMPYKQLKGLVMDDSLKVQSEEMVFEAVWQWIVHDIDARKIHVADIMQYVRFPLMNLQYLNENFSIQKLKREFRICKELIREAICYQTALESKSSTAIDNFRIRPRMASEEIFVIGGWSNGQKICSVQCFNVDTLEWTTVAGMSVAHVSREDYFRVVAVGDELYTVSRYKVGKYDPIANSWLQIATGPDVQCKWAGVCEYEGCIYVVGGHSSMCAKQFDTETLTWKSLPSMMYARYYPGVAVVRGKIYAVGGLDHLWAPLNTAERYDPQNNQWLAIPSMSTCRWSLGVAVLDDKLYAIGGSDNRECESNSVEVFDPETNAWNQSVAAMNAGRRCLGVAVVNDTIYVVGGRVTNGIEYYDQENNKWVIVGSVNTRCNFGCVALRIL; this is encoded by the exons ATGGACTCTACGTCGATCGTTATCATGGAGAGCAATCTTTCAACTGACATAATGGCAGTTTTAGACAACATGAGAAGGCATAACGAACTGTCAGATGTTACTCTTGTGGTCGACAACCGTGAAATCGTTGCCCATCGCGCCATTTTGGCCGCCTGCAGTCCTTACTTTAGAGCCATGTTTCTGTCTGGATTTTCCGAGGCAACTGAATCCAAGATAGTTTTGAAAGAAGTCGATGGAAACGCTGTTCagttaattattgattacTTCTACACTTCAGAACTCGAAGTGAATGTTTACAACGTAGAAGAAATCCTTCgaatttgtgttttgtttcgaCTGAATAGCCTGATCGATCACTGCGAAACTTTCCTCCGGCGAAACATGACTCCGGCGAACTGCCTTGGGCTCCTATTTGTGGCTGATCTCTTCTGTTTGGAAGACTTGAGTCAGCATGCTAATCGTTTTGCTTTGTGGCACTTTGCGAACGTTTACAAAGAGGACGAATTTAAAAAGATGCCTTACAAACAACTGAAGGGGCTAGTTATGGATGATTCACTGAAAGTTCAGTCGGAAGAGATGGTATTCGAGGCTGTTTGGCAGTGGATTGTGCATGACATAGACGCAAGAAAGATTCATGTTGCAGATATCATGCAGTATGTTCGCTTTCCGCTCATGAATCTGCAATATTTGAATGAGAACTTCTCAATTCAGAAACTGAAACGCGAGTTTCGGATCTGTAAAGAATTAATCCGTGAAGCAATCTGTTATCAAACTGCTTTAGAGAGCAAGTCCTCCACAGCCATTGATAATTTTCGCATCAGACCTCGCATGGCCTCAGAGGAGATATTTGTGATTGGTGGATGGTCAAATGGACAGAAGATATGCAGCGTCCAATGTTTCAACGTGGACACTTTGGAATGGACAACTGTGGCTGGGATGTCTGTGGCACATGTGTCCAGGGAAGACTACTTTCGTGTTGTTGCTGTTGGTGATGAGCTGTACACTGTGAGTCGCTATAAGGTTGGCAAGTATGACCCCATTGCTAATTCTTGGCTCCAGATTGCCACAGGTCCAGATGTTCAGTGCAAGTGGGCTGGAGTGTGTGAATATGAAGGGTGCATCTATGTTGTTGGTGGTCATAGCAGCATGTGTGCAAAGCAGTTTGATACAGAAACCCTTACGTGGAAGTCTCTACCATCCATGATGTATGCTCGCTACTATCCAG GTGTTGCTGTTGTGAGAGGTAAGATATATGCAGTGGGTGGTTTGGATCACCTCTGGGCTCCACTAAACACTGCTGAAAGGTATGACCCTCAAAATAACCAGTGGTTAGCCATTCCTTCCATGAGTACTTGTCGCTGGAGTCTTGGTGTGGCTGTTCTTGATGACAAACTTTATGCCATTGGAGGATCAGACAATAGAGAATGTGAAAGCAATAGTGTTGAGGTGTTTGATCCTGAGACCAATGCCTGGAATCAGTCTGTTGCGGCAATGAATGCTGGGCGTCGCTGTCTGGGTGTTGCTGTTGTGAACGACACCATTTATGTAGTTGGTGGTCGTGTTACCAATGGCATTGAGTATTACGATCAAGAGAACAACAAATGGGTCATAGTTGGATCCGTGAATACTCGTTGTAACTTTGGATGTGTTGCTTTGCGCATTCTATAA